From Brochothrix thermosphacta DSM 20171 = FSL F6-1036, a single genomic window includes:
- the isdC gene encoding heme uptake protein IsdC has product MKKLLATVVMITTLTLSLFILPQTTHAAVADGTYSVDYTVLQGGSDSVSMANDYFDKPATVTVSGGETTVDIQVNHSKWITGLWLNSASEQVISSDKGADTRKVRFNIGTLEEQIPAKIKVDIDDNDLNYHHEYKIVLKFVLPKNTEKASGTSDSKNTDAVVAKGTDTSGSSATTSTEKVANPKSGDNSSMMLYGGLGLLALIGLVVVRKKTATK; this is encoded by the coding sequence ATGAAAAAATTATTAGCGACAGTCGTAATGATTACTACATTGACACTTTCACTGTTTATATTACCGCAAACAACGCATGCAGCAGTTGCAGATGGTACTTATTCAGTTGATTATACAGTATTACAGGGAGGTAGTGACTCGGTTTCAATGGCGAATGATTATTTTGATAAGCCAGCAACTGTAACAGTTTCAGGTGGTGAAACAACTGTGGATATTCAAGTGAATCACAGTAAATGGATTACAGGCTTATGGTTAAACTCAGCTAGCGAACAAGTCATTAGTTCCGATAAAGGGGCAGATACACGTAAAGTTCGTTTTAATATAGGGACTTTAGAAGAACAAATTCCTGCAAAAATAAAAGTTGATATTGATGATAATGATTTGAATTATCACCATGAGTACAAAATTGTTTTGAAATTTGTATTGCCAAAAAACACTGAAAAAGCCAGTGGTACGAGTGATTCAAAAAACACAGATGCAGTAGTTGCAAAAGGGACTGATACAAGTGGTAGCAGTGCAACAACTTCGACTGAAAAAGTGGCAAATCCCAAATCTGGGGATAATTCTTCAATGATGCTTTATGGTGGATTGGGACTTTTAGCATTAATCGGTTTAGTGGTAGTTAGAAAAAAAACAGCAACAAAATAG
- a CDS encoding DUF1444 domain-containing protein, with translation MKPTIFTVKELLINKLNNPDYRYTFDKDSGTLQVKNDRVKNAVTIQLAELVKLIERDGESALDKQVYYITSSFAAAQNTKRVEDHMDDLYPVIRSSSFPLETKEGEPFIVTDHTAETRIYYVLDLGNTYRLLTQKDTSVLAVEKIKSQALINLNTKKIPLKEDNVAGNRFYFVRTNDGYDASRLLNEKFMEKMEKNAKGQIVVAVPHQDVLLLVDVVNEAGYDVIGHLTLDFYASGPVPITTLAFEYSKGHLTPVFILAKNKQKGL, from the coding sequence ATGAAACCAACTATCTTTACTGTAAAAGAATTATTAATTAATAAACTAAATAATCCTGACTATCGTTATACCTTTGATAAGGACTCAGGCACGTTACAAGTTAAAAATGATCGTGTAAAAAATGCTGTTACGATTCAATTGGCCGAACTCGTCAAACTCATAGAGCGTGATGGAGAATCTGCACTTGATAAGCAAGTGTATTATATTACCAGCAGTTTTGCGGCAGCGCAAAATACGAAACGTGTAGAAGATCATATGGACGATCTTTATCCCGTTATACGTTCAAGCTCATTCCCACTTGAAACAAAAGAAGGGGAGCCGTTTATTGTTACAGACCATACAGCAGAAACGCGAATTTATTACGTTTTAGATTTGGGCAATACCTACCGTTTATTAACTCAGAAAGATACAAGTGTGTTAGCGGTAGAAAAGATCAAAAGTCAGGCGTTAATCAACCTCAATACTAAAAAGATTCCATTAAAAGAAGATAATGTAGCAGGAAACCGTTTTTACTTTGTTAGAACCAATGATGGTTATGATGCGAGTCGTTTGCTCAATGAAAAATTCATGGAAAAAATGGAAAAAAACGCAAAAGGTCAGATCGTTGTAGCAGTACCACATCAGGATGTGTTATTATTAGTAGATGTAGTGAATGAAGCGGGTTATGATGTTATTGGGCACTTAACACTTGATTTTTATGCCTCAGGACCGGTGCCAATTACAACATTGGCATTTGAGTATTCAAAAGGTCATTTAACACCTGTATTCATTTTGGCTAAAAACAAACAAAAGGGGTTATAA
- the ytpR gene encoding YtpR family tRNA-binding protein, whose translation MIVNVFYNEKGIGDVLIVQMNGKKAEKTITESNNNVTEIKNADTNEVIGYNLFKVKEKTALNVTDKVEVTDETIAIINEQLSAAGFETLKDVDTSPKFVVGYVKSKAEHSNSDHLSVCQVDLGTHVEQIVCGAPNVDEGQYVVVAKVGAVMPSGLIIEPSALRGEKSNGMICAARELAIPDAPTEKGIMILEGSDYKAGQAYAILF comes from the coding sequence ATGATAGTAAATGTATTTTATAATGAAAAAGGAATTGGCGATGTATTGATCGTTCAAATGAACGGTAAAAAAGCTGAAAAAACAATAACTGAATCTAACAATAATGTGACTGAAATTAAAAATGCCGATACGAATGAAGTAATTGGCTATAACTTATTTAAAGTGAAAGAAAAGACAGCGTTAAACGTGACAGATAAAGTAGAAGTCACAGACGAAACAATTGCAATTATTAACGAACAATTGAGTGCTGCCGGTTTTGAAACATTAAAAGATGTGGATACAAGTCCTAAATTTGTTGTCGGTTATGTAAAATCAAAGGCAGAACACAGTAACTCAGACCATCTTAGTGTATGCCAAGTTGATTTGGGTACACATGTTGAGCAAATTGTTTGTGGTGCACCAAACGTTGATGAAGGGCAATACGTTGTGGTAGCTAAAGTTGGCGCAGTAATGCCAAGCGGTTTAATCATTGAACCTTCTGCATTACGTGGTGAAAAAAGTAACGGTATGATCTGTGCAGCACGTGAATTAGCTATTCCTGATGCACCAACTGAAAAGGGCATTATGATTTTAGAAGGATCAGACTATAAAGCAGGTCAAGCATACGCAATCCTCTTTTAA
- a CDS encoding thioredoxin family protein, whose translation MKKVATIQEFNTIIQTGKTIVMFSADWCGDCVYIEPQLPEIEADNPTFNFIHVDRDELLELCQDLAIFGIPSFVAFENGKETGRFVNKERKTKEEINRFVASLSSQERSE comes from the coding sequence ATGAAAAAAGTAGCAACAATACAAGAATTCAACACAATCATTCAGACAGGTAAAACGATTGTTATGTTTAGTGCAGATTGGTGTGGTGACTGTGTTTATATCGAGCCGCAATTACCCGAAATTGAAGCGGATAACCCAACATTTAATTTTATTCATGTGGATCGTGACGAATTGCTTGAGCTTTGCCAAGACTTAGCTATTTTTGGTATTCCTAGTTTTGTAGCATTCGAAAACGGTAAAGAAACGGGCCGTTTTGTTAATAAAGAACGTAAAACGAAAGAAGAAATCAATCGTTTTGTAGCGTCTTTGAGCAGTCAGGAGCGTAGTGAATGA
- a CDS encoding NEAT domain-containing protein produces MKTVINKFSVFVLIAMLVVSFFPSYVASADSTVLKDGGEYKVNVNFFKDKTGSTTKEKSVADDYINNEATIKVENNQPYLYLNVKNSSWWKAMAVSETGNRPETPNPKEDYAGKYNDVQIVSKDDSTQTQVIKIKVEDLNKIVYSYMHIVVDTIPGFTYDNWYQIDLVIDPASVQVISEPEEKPAALADGTYKVPFAAKHATQDKASSMQKYFDNPVYIQVKDGKRTAAMTINDTDTVKEFQTTVDGAFKETTTLSTKDKTRTVQFNVPDENADLLAHVNYEAPFNGGVHKGSADFRLAFDTTQATKVADSEFPVATPTEPEKPAALADGTYKIPFAAKHATEDKASSMQKYFDNPVYIQVKDGKRTAAMIINDTDTVKEFQTTVDGAFKETTTLSTKDKTRTVQFNVPDENADLLAHVNYEAPFNGGIHKGSADFRLAFDTTQATKVADSEFPVATPTEPEKPAALADGTYKIPFAAKHATEDKASSMQKYFDNPVYIQVKDGKRTAAMTINDTDTVKEFQTTVDGVFKETTTLSTKDKTRTVQFNVPDENADLLAHVNYEAPFNGGVHKGSADFRLAFDTTQATKVADSEFPVVTPTEPEKPAALADGTYKIPFAAKHATEDKASSMQKYFDNPVYIQVKDGKRTAAMTINDTDTVKEFQTTVDGVFKETTTLSTKDKTRTVQFNVPDENADLLAHVNYEAPFNGGVHKGSADFRLAFDTTQATKVADSEFPVATPTEPEKPAALVDGTYKIPFVAKHATEDKASSMQGYFTNPAYIKVENGKRTVAMTITDSKTVTSFQTMVAGALKDVKVLSTDSKNNTRTVSFEIDDEKADLFSHVTYAVDMGNARAIYEGKADFRLAFDPKNAMIVSPLEFPQAETPTEPEKPSTIDPLKLKDGSTYTIDFEVTKENSKEVSMMDEYMVKPAVIKVEKKQPFAYVTLKNSHWIQTFETEQNGKYIAAEVVENNKTKDTRVVKYPIKDATVSTKVRTHVKITDVPGLKYDETYGVNVKLDAKSIKETTPTEPGKPTEPGKPTEPGKPTEPGKPTEPGKPTEPGKPTEPGKPTEPGKPTEPGKPTEPGKPTEPSKPTKPSKPAPVDPLKLKNNHQYTVNFKVLKEKSTELSMMDGYTQKPAVIKVEKNQAYAYVTLKNSHWIKTFETKQNGKFVAAQVVSKDAKKDTRVVKYPVKNAADSTEARTHVKITDVPGLKYDNVYKITVKLDGKSIKDVTTTKPVLPVKPQPPVKPTTPVKPSKPVTPVKPSKPVTPVKPSQPVKTAVVNPNKLQEGKSYSTNFTILKENSNAVSMMDSYTQKPAIIKVEQGQAYLYLTLTNSHWIKTFETKQNGKFIAAQVVSKDTKKDTRVVKYKIPNGAAATEARTHVKIDDVPGLDYDNYYNVTVKLDPKTLTDTTGKKVVQLAVVTNANNTSGTGPNGTANTVSTLAQPNNNAGAALLKPTFAKAEQAPIKQTAATKQQNVKTGDKASMFIYGLFVILASGYFIRRFQVRNR; encoded by the coding sequence ATGAAAACGGTGATTAATAAATTTAGTGTATTTGTCCTCATTGCTATGTTAGTAGTAAGCTTTTTCCCATCTTATGTAGCAAGCGCTGATTCAACAGTGTTAAAAGATGGTGGCGAATATAAAGTTAATGTTAATTTCTTTAAAGATAAAACTGGCTCGACAACAAAAGAAAAGTCGGTAGCAGATGATTATATTAATAATGAAGCAACAATTAAGGTTGAGAATAATCAACCCTATTTATATTTAAACGTAAAAAATAGTTCTTGGTGGAAAGCAATGGCAGTTAGTGAAACGGGTAACCGTCCAGAAACGCCAAATCCAAAAGAGGATTACGCTGGAAAATATAACGATGTTCAAATCGTTTCAAAAGATGATAGCACTCAAACGCAAGTAATCAAAATTAAAGTAGAAGATTTGAATAAAATCGTTTATTCGTATATGCATATCGTTGTGGATACAATTCCTGGATTTACTTACGACAACTGGTATCAAATTGATCTTGTCATTGATCCAGCATCGGTACAAGTTATTTCTGAACCAGAAGAAAAACCAGCAGCATTAGCAGATGGCACGTACAAAGTCCCATTCGCTGCAAAACATGCAACACAAGACAAAGCAAGCAGCATGCAAAAATATTTTGATAATCCCGTTTACATCCAAGTAAAAGATGGCAAACGTACGGCAGCAATGACAATTAATGACACAGATACGGTGAAAGAGTTCCAAACAACCGTGGATGGCGCATTTAAAGAAACAACAACGTTGTCAACTAAAGATAAAACACGTACGGTTCAATTTAATGTACCGGATGAAAACGCAGATTTATTGGCACACGTGAACTATGAAGCGCCATTTAATGGTGGTGTTCATAAAGGCAGCGCAGATTTCCGTCTAGCATTTGATACAACACAAGCAACAAAAGTAGCAGATTCAGAGTTCCCAGTGGCAACGCCCACAGAACCTGAAAAACCAGCAGCATTAGCAGATGGTACGTATAAAATCCCATTCGCTGCAAAACATGCCACTGAAGACAAAGCAAGCAGCATGCAAAAATATTTTGATAATCCCGTTTACATCCAAGTAAAAGATGGCAAACGTACGGCAGCGATGATAATTAATGACACAGATACGGTGAAAGAATTCCAAACAACCGTGGATGGCGCATTTAAAGAAACAACAACGTTGTCAACTAAAGATAAAACACGTACAGTTCAATTTAATGTACCGGATGAGAATGCAGATTTATTGGCACACGTGAACTATGAAGCGCCATTTAATGGTGGTATTCATAAAGGTAGTGCAGATTTCCGCTTAGCATTTGATACAACACAAGCAACAAAAGTAGCAGATTCAGAGTTCCCAGTGGCAACGCCCACAGAACCTGAAAAACCAGCAGCATTAGCAGATGGTACGTATAAAATCCCATTCGCTGCAAAACATGCCACTGAAGACAAAGCAAGCAGCATGCAAAAATATTTTGATAATCCCGTTTACATCCAAGTAAAAGATGGCAAACGTACGGCAGCGATGACAATAAATGACACAGATACGGTGAAAGAATTCCAAACAACCGTGGATGGCGTATTTAAAGAAACAACAACGTTGTCAACTAAAGATAAAACACGTACGGTTCAATTTAATGTACCGGATGAAAACGCTGATTTATTGGCACACGTGAACTATGAAGCGCCATTTAATGGTGGTGTTCATAAAGGTAGTGCAGATTTCCGCTTAGCATTTGATACAACACAAGCAACAAAAGTAGCAGATTCAGAGTTCCCAGTGGTAACGCCCACAGAACCTGAAAAACCAGCAGCATTAGCAGATGGTACGTATAAAATCCCATTCGCTGCAAAACATGCCACTGAAGACAAAGCAAGCAGCATGCAAAAATATTTTGATAATCCCGTTTACATCCAAGTAAAAGATGGCAAACGTACGGCAGCGATGACAATAAATGACACAGATACGGTGAAAGAATTCCAAACAACCGTGGATGGCGTATTTAAAGAAACAACAACGTTGTCAACTAAAGATAAAACACGTACGGTTCAATTTAATGTACCGGATGAAAACGCTGATTTATTGGCACACGTGAACTATGAAGCGCCATTTAATGGTGGTGTTCATAAAGGTAGTGCAGATTTCCGTCTAGCATTTGATACAACACAAGCAACAAAAGTAGCAGATTCAGAGTTCCCAGTGGCAACGCCCACAGAACCTGAAAAACCAGCAGCATTAGTAGATGGTACGTATAAAATCCCATTCGTTGCAAAACATGCCACTGAAGACAAAGCAAGCAGCATGCAAGGTTACTTTACAAATCCAGCTTATATCAAAGTTGAAAATGGTAAACGCACGGTTGCTATGACTATTACAGATTCTAAGACAGTCACAAGCTTCCAAACAATGGTTGCCGGTGCACTTAAAGATGTTAAAGTATTATCAACAGATAGCAAAAATAATACGCGCACGGTTTCATTTGAAATCGATGATGAAAAAGCAGATCTTTTTTCACATGTGACATATGCCGTAGATATGGGCAATGCACGCGCAATATATGAAGGTAAAGCAGATTTTCGTTTAGCGTTTGATCCAAAAAATGCGATGATTGTTTCACCACTTGAGTTTCCTCAAGCTGAGACACCAACAGAGCCAGAAAAACCATCAACGATTGATCCTTTGAAATTAAAAGATGGCTCAACTTATACAATTGATTTTGAAGTCACAAAAGAAAACAGTAAAGAAGTTTCAATGATGGATGAATATATGGTGAAACCAGCTGTAATCAAAGTTGAGAAAAAACAGCCATTTGCCTATGTTACACTAAAAAACAGTCATTGGATTCAAACGTTTGAAACAGAACAGAATGGAAAATATATTGCTGCTGAAGTAGTTGAAAACAATAAAACAAAGGATACACGTGTTGTAAAATACCCTATAAAAGATGCAACTGTGTCGACAAAAGTACGCACACACGTTAAAATTACCGACGTTCCTGGATTGAAGTATGATGAAACGTATGGCGTTAATGTAAAATTAGATGCCAAATCAATCAAAGAAACAACTCCAACAGAACCTGGTAAACCAACAGAACCTGGCAAACCAACAGAACCTGGTAAACCAACAGAACCTGGTAAACCAACAGAACCTGGTAAACCAACAGAACCTGGCAAACCAACAGAACCTGGCAAACCAACAGAACCTGGCAAACCAACAGAACCTGGTAAACCAACAGAACCTGGTAAACCAACAGAACCAAGTAAACCAACAAAACCTAGCAAGCCAGCACCTGTTGATCCATTAAAGTTAAAAAACAATCATCAGTATACGGTGAACTTTAAAGTTTTGAAAGAAAAATCAACAGAATTATCAATGATGGATGGTTATACACAAAAACCAGCCGTTATCAAAGTTGAAAAAAATCAAGCCTATGCTTACGTTACATTAAAAAATAGTCACTGGATCAAAACATTTGAAACGAAACAAAATGGTAAATTTGTTGCAGCACAAGTTGTAAGCAAAGATGCTAAAAAAGACACACGTGTCGTGAAATATCCTGTGAAAAATGCTGCTGACTCAACAGAAGCGCGCACTCACGTTAAAATTACAGATGTACCAGGATTAAAATATGACAATGTTTATAAAATAACGGTTAAGTTGGATGGTAAATCAATTAAAGATGTCACAACAACCAAACCAGTGTTGCCAGTGAAACCTCAACCACCAGTAAAACCAACAACGCCAGTAAAACCAAGTAAGCCTGTAACGCCAGTAAAACCAAGTAAGCCTGTAACGCCAGTAAAACCATCTCAACCAGTAAAAACAGCAGTGGTTAACCCTAACAAATTACAAGAGGGTAAAAGTTACTCAACAAATTTCACTATCCTAAAAGAAAATTCAAACGCTGTTTCAATGATGGATAGCTACACGCAAAAACCAGCTATTATCAAAGTTGAACAAGGGCAAGCTTATCTTTACTTGACACTGACTAATAGCCATTGGATAAAAACGTTTGAAACAAAACAAAATGGTAAATTTATTGCGGCTCAAGTAGTATCAAAAGATACGAAAAAAGATACGCGTGTCGTAAAATATAAGATTCCAAATGGAGCAGCAGCAACAGAAGCACGTACACATGTCAAAATTGATGATGTTCCAGGTTTAGATTATGACAATTACTACAATGTTACTGTGAAACTTGATCCAAAAACATTAACAGATACTACCGGGAAAAAAGTTGTTCAATTGGCAGTTGTAACTAATGCGAACAATACATCAGGTACTGGACCAAATGGGACAGCGAACACTGTGTCAACTTTGGCACAACCAAATAATAATGCAGGTGCAGCTTTGCTAAAACCAACTTTTGCAAAAGCAGAACAAGCACCCATTAAACAAACGGCAGCAACTAAACAACAAAATGTGAAGACTGGCGATAAAGCAAGTATGTTCATTTACGGATTATTTGTTATACTAGCTAGTGGGTACTTTATCAGAAGATTCCAAGTGAGAAATCGATAA
- the isdE gene encoding heme ABC transporter substrate-binding protein IsdE → MLRSLFYERGDFIVKFKKIIVLSAALLLLAGCGSPKSAADETSTKKMEQEKRVVTTTVATTEIMAKLNVDLVGIPTSSKKLPERYAKVQKTGSPMSPDLEIIRSLKPDVVLATKTLEADLKDGFEQAQLKAEFLDFRSISSMEDEITKLGKTLEREKEAKVLNETLSQHVSNIKAEVAGKKQPTVLILMGIPGSYLVVTEHAYIGDLVKIAGGKNIIQDQPQEYLASNTEFLQKSNPDIILRASHGMPKEVVEMFDKEFKDNDIWKHFNAVKKGRVYDLDENLFGMTASLNAPDALDKTVEYLYEK, encoded by the coding sequence ATGCTAAGGTCTTTATTTTATGAGAGAGGTGACTTCATAGTGAAATTTAAAAAAATAATTGTACTAAGCGCCGCCTTACTTTTATTAGCGGGTTGCGGTAGTCCAAAATCAGCAGCAGATGAAACAAGCACAAAAAAAATGGAACAAGAAAAACGTGTTGTCACAACTACAGTTGCGACAACTGAAATAATGGCAAAATTAAATGTTGATTTAGTGGGCATCCCGACGTCTTCTAAAAAATTACCAGAGCGTTATGCAAAGGTACAAAAAACAGGCTCTCCAATGAGCCCAGATTTGGAGATTATTCGTTCATTAAAGCCAGATGTTGTGTTAGCTACTAAAACGTTAGAGGCTGATCTGAAAGATGGTTTTGAACAAGCCCAATTAAAAGCAGAATTTCTTGATTTTCGCAGTATATCTTCAATGGAGGATGAAATAACAAAGTTAGGGAAAACATTAGAGCGTGAAAAGGAAGCAAAAGTATTGAATGAAACATTATCACAACACGTATCTAATATAAAAGCAGAAGTTGCTGGAAAAAAACAGCCAACAGTGCTCATCTTAATGGGAATTCCAGGCAGTTATTTAGTTGTCACTGAGCATGCCTATATTGGCGACTTGGTGAAAATTGCGGGGGGAAAGAACATTATTCAAGACCAACCCCAAGAATATTTAGCATCTAACACTGAATTTTTACAAAAAAGTAACCCTGATATTATTTTGAGAGCATCACATGGAATGCCGAAAGAGGTCGTTGAGATGTTTGATAAAGAATTTAAAGATAATGATATTTGGAAGCACTTTAACGCTGTCAAAAAGGGTCGAGTTTATGATTTAGATGAAAATTTATTCGGTATGACAGCTTCTTTGAATGCACCAGATGCATTAGACAAAACAGTAGAGTACCTCTATGAAAAATAG
- the murC gene encoding UDP-N-acetylmuramate--L-alanine ligase, translated as MSTYHFIGIKGTGMSALAQILHDEGETVQGSDIDKFFFTQNALERANIKMLPFSKENISAEMTVIQGAAFPDSHEEVIAAKAIGAKVIPYNEFLGSLIKGYASIAVTGSHGKTSTTGLLSHVLEGVTSVSYLIGDGTGHGVKNSDYFALEACEYQRHFLAYKPNFTVINNIDWDHPDYFKTEGDVIDAFQSMVEQTSKMVIANGDDDKVRALNYTTPVVYFGIGENNNYRAVNINRHTAGCSFDVTVDGKLYGSFNVPTFGEHNVRNALAVIVFTHLEGLSIEAVQSRLRTYEGVKRRFSEKVIGDQVLIDDYAHHPAEIEATINAARQKYPDREVVAIFQPHTFSRTNTFLNAFAESLSKADETYLCDIFGSAREQTGNLTIQDLADLIEGSHVIQEQHTEVLKQFKTGVLLFMGAGDIQKFQKAYELTMTIQS; from the coding sequence ATGAGTACATATCATTTTATAGGGATTAAAGGCACAGGTATGAGCGCGTTAGCACAGATTTTACATGATGAAGGCGAAACTGTCCAAGGTTCGGATATCGATAAATTTTTCTTTACGCAAAATGCACTTGAACGTGCGAATATAAAGATGTTACCTTTTTCAAAAGAAAATATTTCAGCAGAAATGACTGTCATTCAAGGGGCAGCATTCCCAGATTCGCATGAAGAGGTTATTGCAGCAAAAGCAATCGGAGCAAAAGTTATTCCTTATAATGAATTTTTAGGATCTTTAATTAAAGGTTATGCCAGTATTGCTGTGACAGGTTCACATGGTAAAACATCAACAACGGGATTATTATCACATGTATTAGAAGGTGTTACCTCAGTTTCTTATCTAATTGGTGATGGGACTGGTCATGGAGTTAAAAATTCGGATTATTTTGCGTTAGAAGCATGTGAGTATCAACGTCATTTCCTCGCGTATAAACCAAATTTCACAGTTATTAATAATATTGATTGGGATCACCCTGATTATTTTAAAACTGAAGGTGATGTGATTGATGCCTTTCAATCAATGGTTGAACAGACAAGTAAAATGGTAATTGCAAATGGTGATGATGATAAAGTGCGTGCATTGAATTATACAACACCGGTAGTTTATTTTGGTATTGGTGAAAATAATAACTATCGTGCAGTTAATATTAATCGTCATACTGCGGGTTGTAGTTTTGATGTTACAGTTGATGGTAAGTTATACGGCTCGTTTAACGTACCAACTTTCGGCGAACACAATGTTCGTAATGCACTTGCTGTTATCGTATTTACGCATCTTGAGGGCTTATCAATTGAAGCGGTTCAATCGAGACTACGCACATACGAAGGTGTAAAACGTCGTTTTAGCGAAAAAGTAATTGGCGATCAAGTACTGATTGATGATTACGCTCATCATCCAGCAGAAATTGAAGCAACTATTAACGCAGCTCGTCAAAAATATCCAGATAGAGAAGTGGTTGCGATTTTCCAACCGCATACTTTTAGTCGTACAAATACGTTTTTAAACGCCTTTGCTGAATCCCTAAGCAAAGCTGATGAGACGTATCTATGTGATATTTTTGGTTCTGCACGTGAACAAACCGGAAACTTAACCATTCAAGACTTAGCGGATTTAATTGAAGGAAGCCATGTTATTCAAGAACAACATACAGAAGTATTGAAGCAATTCAAAACAGGAGTATTGTTATTTATGGGTGCAGGAGATATCCAGAAATTCCAAAAAGCTTATGAGTTAACAATGACAATTCAGAGCTAA
- a CDS encoding serine hydrolase domain-containing protein codes for MEILENYIKQMVADKIIPGATYGIYQQGKWVNAQVGSSQLLPTALVLQENAIYDVASLTKVLVTTPLLLKLYEQKQIDILKPVHYYLPRFKYLEVTVKQLTTHQSGLAKNIPNYPIKTATDVENYMYDIPQDNTAGDTINYSDANFLLLGAVIEAVTKQPIDRLFSEQITKPLAIENLLFNPKNKAKLECVPTELHTQRGLIKGDVHDHKAYCLGGIAAHAGLFANIEAIEKLINHLMGWNSPELLTDESRKLIQTVQGEDRVNKRSIGWDLRFNQAQQPIMYHTGFTGTFILINPMKTEAVIVLTNRIHPNRENQLFLTVRDKFIEAYCKR; via the coding sequence ATGGAAATATTAGAAAACTACATCAAACAGATGGTTGCCGATAAAATAATTCCTGGTGCAACATACGGTATTTATCAACAAGGAAAATGGGTTAATGCTCAAGTGGGCAGTTCGCAACTCCTTCCAACGGCATTAGTGTTACAAGAGAATGCCATTTACGATGTCGCATCACTTACTAAAGTATTGGTAACGACACCGTTATTATTGAAATTGTATGAACAAAAACAAATTGATATTTTAAAACCTGTGCACTATTATTTGCCGCGTTTTAAATACCTAGAAGTGACAGTTAAGCAACTAACCACACATCAGTCAGGATTGGCAAAAAACATTCCTAACTATCCAATAAAAACAGCGACTGATGTAGAAAATTATATGTACGATATTCCACAAGATAATACTGCTGGAGATACAATCAATTATTCAGATGCCAATTTTCTGTTGCTAGGTGCAGTGATTGAAGCGGTGACCAAACAACCAATTGATAGACTTTTTAGCGAACAAATCACTAAACCACTGGCTATTGAAAATTTATTATTTAACCCTAAAAACAAAGCGAAATTAGAGTGTGTCCCAACTGAATTACATACACAGCGTGGACTAATTAAAGGGGATGTACATGATCATAAAGCATACTGTCTTGGCGGTATTGCGGCACATGCGGGTTTATTTGCGAATATTGAAGCGATTGAAAAGTTAATCAATCATTTAATGGGGTGGAATAGTCCAGAATTACTGACGGATGAAAGTCGAAAACTAATTCAAACAGTACAAGGAGAAGATCGTGTGAATAAGCGATCGATTGGATGGGATTTACGTTTTAATCAGGCACAACAACCCATCATGTACCATACAGGATTTACAGGAACGTTTATCTTAATTAATCCGATGAAAACTGAAGCGGTGATTGTTTTAACCAACCGTATTCACCCCAATAGAGAAAACCAACTATTTCTAACAGTACGGGATAAATTTATAGAAGCTTATTGTAAACGATAA